Proteins encoded by one window of Streptomyces sp. NBC_01477:
- the truB gene encoding tRNA pseudouridine(55) synthase TruB: MTRTTSPSGLVVVDKPGGLTSHGVVSRVRRLAGTRRVGHAGTLDPMATGVLIIGVEKATRLLGHLALTEKEYVATIRLGQTTVTDDAEGDITATAPPGAVAAVTREAVDAGIAALTGPIQQVPSKVSAIKVNGVRSYTRVREGEDFELAARPVTVSSFTVQDVRPAESGDALDLDVTVVCSSGTYIRALARDLGAGLGVGGHLTALRRTRVGPYDLAGARTLEQLGEDFGVLPIEDAAAAAFPRWDVDADQAGLLGNGVRIRTPELVAGPHAVFGPDGRLLALVEADAGQARILAGFPA, translated from the coding sequence ATGACCCGCACCACATCACCCTCCGGGCTGGTCGTCGTCGACAAGCCCGGCGGGCTCACCTCGCACGGCGTCGTCTCCCGCGTGCGCCGGCTGGCCGGCACCCGCCGGGTCGGCCACGCCGGCACGCTCGACCCGATGGCGACCGGCGTCCTGATCATCGGCGTGGAGAAGGCCACGAGGCTGCTCGGGCACCTCGCGCTGACCGAGAAGGAGTACGTCGCCACCATCCGGCTCGGCCAGACCACCGTCACCGACGACGCGGAGGGCGACATCACCGCGACGGCGCCGCCCGGCGCCGTCGCCGCGGTCACCCGGGAGGCGGTCGACGCCGGGATCGCCGCGCTCACCGGGCCGATCCAGCAGGTGCCGTCCAAGGTCAGCGCGATCAAGGTCAACGGGGTGCGGTCCTACACCCGGGTCCGGGAGGGCGAGGACTTCGAGCTGGCCGCGCGGCCGGTGACGGTCTCGTCCTTCACCGTCCAGGACGTGCGCCCCGCCGAGTCCGGCGACGCGCTCGACCTCGACGTCACCGTGGTCTGCTCCTCGGGTACGTACATCCGGGCGCTGGCCCGCGACCTCGGCGCCGGGCTCGGCGTCGGCGGACACCTCACGGCGCTGCGCCGCACCCGGGTCGGCCCGTACGACCTCGCCGGCGCGCGCACGCTGGAGCAGCTCGGGGAGGACTTCGGCGTCCTGCCGATCGAGGACGCCGCCGCCGCGGCCTTCCCCCGCTGGGACGTCGACGCGGACCAGGCCGGGCTGCTGGGGAACGGGGTGCGCATCAGGACCCCGGAGCTCGTGGCGGGGCCGCACGCCGTGTTCGGGCCCGACGGTCGGCTCCTGGCCCTGGTCGAGGCCGACGCGGGCCAGGCGCGGATTCTGGCGGGCTTCCCGGCGTAG
- the rbfA gene encoding 30S ribosome-binding factor RbfA — MTDTARARKLADRIRVVVAETLQRRIKDPRLGYVTITDTRVTGDLREATVFYTVYGDDAERAASAAALESAKGVLRSEVGRQTGVRFTPTLAFVADALPDNARTIDDLLAKAHAADEEVRKAATDAQYAGDADPYRKPADEDDDFEADDAAGADAETADDDADNGKGGTSPA, encoded by the coding sequence ATGACCGACACCGCGCGGGCGCGCAAGCTGGCCGACCGCATCCGGGTCGTGGTCGCGGAGACCCTGCAGCGGCGGATCAAGGACCCGCGGCTGGGCTATGTGACGATCACCGACACCCGGGTCACCGGCGATCTGCGGGAGGCGACGGTCTTCTACACGGTCTACGGCGACGACGCGGAGCGGGCCGCCTCCGCCGCGGCCCTGGAGAGCGCCAAGGGCGTGCTCCGCTCCGAGGTCGGCCGGCAGACCGGGGTGCGCTTCACGCCCACCCTGGCCTTCGTCGCCGACGCGCTGCCGGACAACGCGCGCACCATCGACGACCTGCTGGCCAAGGCACACGCCGCCGACGAGGAGGTCCGCAAGGCCGCCACGGACGCGCAGTACGCCGGGGACGCGGACCCGTACCGCAAGCCGGCCGACGAGGACGACGACTTCGAGGCCGACGACGCCGCCGGCGCTGACGCTGAGACCGCCGACGATGACGCGGACAACGGCAAGGGCGGTACGTCGCCGGCATGA
- a CDS encoding DUF503 domain-containing protein yields the protein MYAGTLCFDLLLGDVRSLKEKRSVVRPIVAELHRKFGVSVAETGEQDLYRRAEIGIAVVSGDLAHLKDVLDRCERWMIARPEVELLSARQRVHGDDD from the coding sequence ATGTATGCAGGCACATTGTGCTTCGACCTGCTCCTGGGTGACGTACGGTCCCTGAAGGAGAAGCGGTCCGTGGTCCGCCCGATCGTCGCTGAGCTGCACCGGAAGTTCGGGGTCAGCGTGGCGGAGACCGGGGAGCAGGACCTCTACCGCAGGGCCGAGATAGGAATCGCGGTGGTATCCGGAGACCTCGCACACCTCAAGGACGTACTCGACCGGTGCGAACGCTGGATGATCGCCCGTCCCGAAGTGGAACTGCTGTCCGCACGGCAGCGCGTCCACGGCGACGACGACTGA
- the infB gene encoding translation initiation factor IF-2, which yields MAKVRVYELAKEMGVESKVVMAKLQELGEFVRSASSTIEAPVVRKLTDAFQGPAGGSAGKSAAKPGAPRKSVPARPAPTPGAPARPAAPAPKPAAGGPVTPAAPAAPSTGSAPAPGPRPGPAAPKPAPAAPKPAPAAPVPAAEFQAPPAAPPASQPSRPGSATPGPRPARPAPAGGQRDGGQRDGGQRDGGQRDSGPRQGGRPAPGQGGAARPGGARPAGPRPGNNPFTSGSTGMPRPGGAPRPGGGQGGAPRPAGPGGGAPRPGGAPRPGGGQGGPGGAGGARPSPGGMPRPQSAGPRPNPGMMPQRPAPSPGGRPGGGPGGRPGGPGGRPGGGGPGSRPGGGGGGFAGRPAGPGGGGRPGGGGGGFGGPRPGGGAPGGGGGFGPRPGGFGGRPGGPGGRGGTQGAFGRGPGGRPARGRKSKRQRRQEYEAMQAPSVGGVLLPRGNGQTVRLSRGASLTDFAEKINANPASLVQVMLNLGEMVTATQSVSDSTLELLAGEMNYVLEIVSPEEEDRELLESFDIEFGEDEGGEDALQPRPPVVTVMGHVDHGKTRLLDAIRKTNVVAGEAGGITQHIGAYQVATDVNGEERRITFIDTPGHEAFTAMRARGAKSTDIAILVVAANDGVMPQTIEALNHAKAAEVPIVVAVNKIDVEGADPTKVRGQLTEFGLVAEEYGGDTMFVDISAKQGLNIDSLLEAVILTADASLDLRANPEQDAQGIAIEAHLDKGRGAVATVLVQRGTLRVGDTMVVGDAYGRVRAMLDDKGENVEEATPSTPVLVLGLTNVPGAGDNFLVVDEDRTARQIAEKRAARERNVRFARKGVRFSLENLDEALKAGLVQELNLIIKGDASGSVEALESSLLQLDVGDEVDIRVLHRGVGAVTESDIDLATGSDAIVIGFNVRAAGRAAQMAEREGVDVRYYSVIYQAIEEIEAALKGMLKPEYEEVELGTAEIREVFRSSKLGNIAGVLVRSGEVRRNTKARLLRDGKVIAESLNIEGLRRFKDDVTEIREGYEGGINLGNYNDIKIDDVIATYEMREKPRG from the coding sequence GTGGCTAAGGTCCGGGTCTACGAACTCGCCAAAGAGATGGGAGTTGAGAGCAAGGTCGTCATGGCCAAGCTCCAAGAACTCGGTGAGTTCGTCCGTTCGGCGTCCTCGACGATCGAGGCGCCGGTAGTTCGCAAGTTGACCGACGCATTCCAGGGACCGGCCGGCGGCAGCGCCGGCAAGTCCGCTGCGAAGCCCGGGGCGCCGCGCAAGAGCGTCCCCGCCAGGCCGGCCCCCACCCCGGGTGCGCCGGCCCGTCCCGCTGCCCCGGCACCCAAGCCGGCGGCCGGCGGCCCCGTCACCCCCGCGGCCCCCGCCGCGCCGAGCACCGGCTCCGCGCCGGCGCCCGGCCCGCGCCCGGGTCCCGCAGCACCCAAGCCGGCTCCGGCCGCGCCCAAGCCCGCCCCGGCAGCACCCGTGCCGGCCGCGGAATTCCAGGCGCCGCCCGCCGCGCCCCCGGCGAGCCAGCCCTCCAGGCCCGGCTCCGCCACCCCCGGCCCGCGCCCGGCCCGACCGGCCCCGGCCGGCGGTCAGCGCGACGGCGGTCAGCGTGACGGCGGTCAGCGTGACGGCGGCCAGCGTGACAGCGGTCCCCGCCAGGGCGGGCGCCCCGCGCCCGGCCAGGGCGGTGCGGCACGTCCCGGTGGCGCGCGTCCCGCGGGTCCGCGTCCCGGCAACAACCCCTTCACGTCCGGCTCCACCGGCATGCCGCGCCCCGGTGGCGCGCCGCGTCCCGGCGGCGGCCAGGGCGGTGCCCCGCGTCCCGCGGGTCCCGGCGGCGGCGCTCCGCGCCCCGGTGGTGCCCCGCGTCCCGGCGGCGGCCAGGGCGGTCCCGGCGGTGCGGGCGGTGCCCGTCCCTCGCCGGGCGGCATGCCCCGTCCGCAGTCCGCGGGTCCGCGCCCGAACCCGGGCATGATGCCGCAGCGGCCGGCCCCCTCCCCGGGCGGTCGCCCGGGTGGCGGTCCCGGCGGGCGTCCCGGTGGCCCCGGCGGTCGTCCCGGCGGCGGCGGTCCCGGTAGCCGTCCCGGCGGCGGTGGCGGCGGCTTCGCCGGCCGTCCGGCGGGTCCCGGCGGCGGCGGTCGTCCCGGTGGCGGCGGTGGCGGCTTCGGCGGCCCGCGTCCCGGTGGCGGTGCTCCCGGCGGTGGCGGCGGCTTCGGCCCCCGTCCCGGCGGCTTCGGCGGGCGTCCCGGTGGTCCGGGCGGCCGTGGCGGAACGCAGGGCGCGTTCGGGCGTGGCCCGGGCGGACGTCCGGCGCGCGGCCGTAAGAGCAAGCGTCAGCGGCGCCAGGAGTACGAGGCCATGCAGGCCCCGTCCGTGGGCGGCGTGCTGCTGCCCCGCGGCAACGGCCAGACCGTGCGCCTGTCGCGCGGTGCCTCGCTCACCGACTTCGCCGAGAAGATCAACGCCAACCCGGCGTCGCTCGTCCAGGTGATGCTCAACCTCGGTGAGATGGTCACGGCCACCCAGTCGGTCTCGGACTCCACCCTGGAGCTGCTGGCCGGCGAGATGAACTACGTGCTGGAGATCGTCAGCCCGGAGGAGGAGGACCGCGAGCTGCTCGAGTCCTTCGACATCGAGTTCGGCGAGGACGAGGGCGGAGAGGACGCACTGCAGCCGCGTCCGCCGGTGGTCACCGTCATGGGTCACGTCGACCACGGCAAGACCCGCCTGCTCGACGCGATCCGCAAGACCAACGTGGTCGCGGGCGAGGCCGGCGGCATCACCCAGCACATCGGCGCCTACCAGGTCGCCACCGACGTCAACGGTGAAGAGCGCAGGATCACCTTCATCGACACCCCCGGCCACGAGGCGTTCACCGCCATGCGTGCCCGTGGTGCGAAGTCCACCGACATCGCGATCCTGGTGGTCGCGGCCAACGACGGTGTGATGCCGCAGACGATCGAGGCGCTGAACCACGCCAAGGCGGCCGAGGTGCCGATCGTGGTCGCGGTCAACAAGATCGACGTCGAGGGTGCCGACCCGACCAAGGTGCGCGGCCAGCTCACCGAATTCGGGCTGGTGGCCGAGGAGTACGGCGGCGACACCATGTTCGTCGACATCTCCGCCAAGCAGGGTCTGAACATCGACAGCCTGCTGGAGGCCGTGATCCTCACCGCGGACGCCTCGCTCGACCTGCGGGCCAACCCGGAGCAGGACGCGCAGGGCATCGCGATCGAGGCTCACCTGGACAAGGGGCGCGGCGCCGTGGCGACCGTCCTGGTCCAGCGCGGCACCCTGCGTGTCGGCGACACCATGGTCGTCGGCGACGCGTACGGCCGCGTCCGCGCCATGCTCGACGACAAGGGCGAGAACGTGGAGGAGGCGACCCCGTCGACTCCGGTGCTCGTCCTCGGTCTGACCAACGTGCCCGGCGCCGGCGACAACTTCCTGGTCGTCGACGAGGACCGCACGGCCCGGCAGATCGCCGAGAAGCGTGCCGCCCGTGAGCGCAACGTCCGCTTCGCCCGCAAGGGCGTGCGGTTCTCCCTGGAGAACCTGGACGAGGCACTCAAGGCCGGTCTGGTGCAGGAGCTCAACCTCATCATCAAGGGCGACGCGTCCGGTTCTGTGGAGGCTCTCGAGTCCTCGCTGCTCCAGCTCGACGTCGGCGACGAGGTCGACATCCGCGTCCTGCACCGCGGAGTGGGTGCGGTCACCGAGTCGGACATCGACCTGGCGACCGGCTCCGACGCCATCGTGATCGGCTTCAACGTCCGCGCGGCCGGCCGTGCCGCGCAGATGGCCGAACGCGAAGGCGTGGACGTCCGCTACTACTCGGTGATCTACCAGGCCATCGAGGAGATCGAAGCGGCGCTCAAGGGCATGCTCAAGCCGGAGTACGAGGAGGTCGAGCTGGGCACCGCGGAGATCCGCGAGGTCTTCCGCTCCTCCAAGCTCGGCAACATCGCCGGTGTGCTGGTCCGCTCCGGCGAGGTCAGGCGCAACACCAAGGCCCGGCTGCTCCGCGACGGCAAGGTCATCGCGGAGAGCCTCAACATCGAGGGGCTGCGCCGCTTCAAGGACGACGTCACCGAGATCCGTGAAGGTTACGAGGGCGGTATCAACCTCGGCAACTACAACGACATCAAGATCGACGACGTCATCGCGACGTACGAGATGCGCGAGAAGCCGCGCGGCTGA
- a CDS encoding YlxR family protein, whose protein sequence is MSGRTLPPACPERTCVGCRQRAAKRDLLRVVMNGDACVPDHRGTLPGRGAYLHPALACLDLAVRRRAFGRAFRGPAVAPDTAEVRRFVEQQAAP, encoded by the coding sequence GTGTCTGGTCGGACGCTGCCACCAGCATGCCCGGAGCGTACGTGCGTGGGCTGCCGTCAGCGAGCGGCCAAGCGCGATCTGCTGCGTGTGGTGATGAATGGGGATGCCTGCGTCCCCGATCATCGCGGTACGCTGCCCGGTCGGGGCGCATATCTGCATCCCGCCCTTGCCTGCCTCGACCTGGCGGTCCGCCGCCGGGCGTTCGGCCGGGCCTTCCGAGGCCCGGCGGTGGCGCCCGATACCGCGGAAGTACGCCGGTTTGTCGAGCAGCAGGCAGCCCCGTAA